A window of Rhododendron vialii isolate Sample 1 chromosome 13a, ASM3025357v1 contains these coding sequences:
- the LOC131314516 gene encoding F-box protein At4g18380-like — translation MAFQENEETDQFDRLPDAILRVIFNKLRDARSLTRSMSVCKRFAEIIPENDTVSLTIPRRIALKRQPQPCNDLVATKSSCSGSRRESGGSPTDSKSVFKSLIHRIVTTPIRFILRGIFSSKSSRFGNDDGADCPFYSPNEVLKNFKEIQSLRIEIPTGEIGSGGRDSLLRWRAEFGSELQSCVIFGAKSLRRTSRNPNDGKGIDEQGQLQRNRSEDEVLIGDDELKLRIVWAISCLISASARHYLLQRVVSEHLMVRRVVIGDGSKQGMVRMEREQIEELRKNVDLEAEAERRPVPALNMKLWYVKELEVREGWVVEGATVLVIRPAEEGEKKKAKEERDCDLVSRVWNGGGEEEEEAEERVVGEAVREMMKKKRACTLEMNSF, via the coding sequence atggctttccaagaaaatgaagaaaccGATCAGTTCGATCGCTTGCCCGACGCCATTCTCCGCGTCATCTTCAACAAACTGCGGGACGCCCGTTCCCTCACCCGATCCATGTCCGTCTGCAAGCGCTTCGCCGAAATAATCCCCGAGAACGACACCGTCTCCCTCACGATCCCTCGCAGAATCGCCCTCAAACGACAACCACAGCCGTGCAACGACTTGGTCGCCACGAAGTCGAGCTGCTCCGGCTCTCGCCGCGAATCAGGAGGATCTCCGACTGATTCGAAAAGTGTTTTCAAGAGTTTGATTCATAGAATCGTGACGACGCCGATCCGATTCATTCTTCGTGGTATTTTCTCTTCGAAATCCTCTCGATTTGGTAATGATGATGGGGCCGATTGTCCATTCTACTCGCCTAATGAGGTTTTGAAGAATTTTAAAGAAATCCAGTCGCTGCGAATTGAGATTCCGACAGGCGAGATCGGATCGGGCGGCCGAGATTCGTTGCTGAGGTGGAGAGCGGAGTTCGGGAGCGAGCTCCAGAGCTGCGTGATTTTCGGAGCCAAATCTCTCCGCAGGACGTCTCGAAACCCTAACGACGGCAAAGGAATCGACGAGCAAGGACAGCTACAACGAAATCGATCGGAAGATGAGGTTTTGATCGGTGACGACGAGCTGAAGTTGAGGATCGTGTGGGCGATATCGTGCTTGATTTCCGCGTCGGCGAGGCATTACTTGTTGCAGCGAGTGGTTTCGGAGCATTTGATGGTGAGGAGAGTGGTGATCGGGGACGGGAGCAAGCAGGGGATGGTGAGGATGGAGAGAGAGCAGATTGAGGAGTTGAGGAAGAATGTGGATTTGGAGGCGGAGGCGGAGAGGAGGCCGGTGCCGGCTTTGAATATGAAGCTGTGGTATGTGAAGGAGTTGGAGGTGAGGGAGGGGTGGGTGGTGGAGGGGGCGACGGTGCTCGTGATTAGGCCGGCGGAGGAGGGGGAGAAGAAGAAGGcgaaggaggagagagattgTGATTTGGTGTCTAGGGtttggaatggtggtggtgaggaggaggaggaggcggaggAGAGGGTGGTTGGTGAGGCTGTGAGGGaaatgatgaagaagaagagggcTTGTACTCTGGAAATGAACTCATTTTGA
- the LOC131314127 gene encoding F-box protein AUF2-like, translating into MENWAKKKNVEEENHFQRLPDDVVVNIFDKLSDIKWLCRCLVVSNRFSSLIPLIQTVSIKTNVVDCLSLSGNVCDLEFFAKLTQIRSLNLDLVSDFDANKDSVFKWGAKFTSDLDSLTFLYAASLSKRMESEEEDEEEEEEAEDDKTENEVTQEEQFRRLYLAMDCVKEGLWWLLILSRGIRNYPMLQSITITDSTNKGVRLYLGGEKLVDCRNAFKNDIKCPEEAVPRQESIRVGSVPVLQLPMSGYVMKGVTIVHVKLCRGDDSESDAQLAMVDAFAEERGVFSEAVVQILKSYKAVSKLFKVSWANHLDGEVGNNGHIQFILAVVCLEIALKYLLNFPGNFLLWEV; encoded by the exons ATGGAAAACTGGGCGAAGAAGAAGAACGTAGAAGAAGAGAACCACTTTCAGCGCTTGCCGGACGACGTCGTAGTCAACATCTTCGACAAGCTTTCCGACATCAAGTGGCTGTGCAGATGCTTGGTGGTCTCTAACCGATTCTCTTCCCTCATCCCTCTCATCCAAACTGTCTCCATCAAAACGAACGTCGTGGATTGCCTTTCCTTGTCGGGGAATGTTTGTGACCTCGAGTTCTTCGCGAAGTTGACTCAGATTCGATCCCTGAATCTCGACCTTGTCTCCGATTTCGACGCCAACAAGGATTCTGTTTTCAAATGGGGTGCCAAATTCACCTCAGATCTGGACAGCCTCACGTTTCTCTACGCAGCATCTCTCTCTAAAAGGATGGAAtctgaagaagaagacgaagaagaagaagaagaagcagaggaCGACAAAACTGAGAATGAGGTAACTCAGGAAGAGCAGTTTCGCCGATTATATCTAGCCATGGATTGTGTAAAAGAGGGACTGTGGTGGCTACTAATCTTGTCTCGTGGTATCCGTAATTACCCGATGCTTCAGAGCATTACCATCACCGATTCGACGAACAAAGGGGTGAGGCTCTATTTGGGTGGTGAAAAGCTTGTGGATTGCAGGAATGCTTTCAAGAACGACATTAAGTGCCCAGAAGAGGCAGTGCCACGGCAAGAGTCTATTAGGGTTGGGAGTGTGCCTGTTTTACAGCTCCCTATGTCTGGGTATGTGATGAAAGGGGTGACCATTGTTCACGTCAAACTGTGTCGTGGTGATGATTCTGAGTCTGACGCCCAGTTGGCCATGGTGGATGCATTTGCGGAAGAACGAGGTGTTTTTTCAGAAGCAGTGGTGCAAATTCTGAAAAGCTACAAAGCCG TAtcaaaacttttcaaagttTCATGGGCCAACCACCTTGACGGGGAAGTTGGCAATAATGGCCACATTCAGTTTATTCTGGCAGTTGTTTGCT TAGAGATTGCGTTGAAATACCTGTTAAATTTCCCTGGAAACTTCCTGCTGTGGGAGGTGTAA